The window CGTGGCCATCCGGCCTCGTCGACGGCGGTGAGCGTCACGCGGTCGTAGGAAGCGGCCTCCGCCGCATCGACGTCGTATGCGGGCCACGCTGGTAACGCACAGGCGTCCCCGGAGACCGATTCGATAGCAACCGGTTCGATTTCGACGAGGATTCGGAGGGCATACCACCCGAACAGGAACCGGCCGAGACGGGAATCGAGCGTCCCGCTGGTTTTCGTGAAGGCGTCCCTTTTCGGGGAGGGCGGTTCGGCGGCGATGAGTTCCTGAAGGTATTCGGTGTTGGCTTCGAGGTCGTCGTCTCGGACGGTTGCCCGGCCGCGGAGCAGAAATGGGTCGTCGGCGTCGTAGAACAGCAGCGAGAGCCGTGGGTTCTCCTTGACTGCCTCGATTTTGCCGGCGAAGGCGGGCGCGGAGGTGACGACGACCCGGTCGGTCGACTCGTCGTAGAAGGGACTCAACGGGAACGTCTGTGGCCGGCGGCCGGTCGCCGTCGCCACCTCGACGGCCGCCGAATCGTGGACGGCCTGCCGTATCCTGTCTCGGTCCGGCGCACCGAGCAGGTCCTTGTCCGCCCTGGGCATGGCTACCCTACCACCCGGCCCGCGCTTAAACCTTGGTCGCTCGTGCTCGCGAGTCACTTATTTGCCCCCGGCGGCCGCCTCGCCGGTATGGCATACGTCGCGGCTATCGACCAGGGGACGACGGGCACCCGAAGCATGGTCTTCGACCGCGAAGGGCGGGTCCACGGGCAGGCCTACGAGACCCACGAGCAGCGCTATCCGGAACCGGGCTGGGTCGAACACGACCCCGAGGAGATCTACGATAACGCCGTTGCGACCCTGCAGGAAGCTATCGATGTCGCCGGCGTCGACCCCGCCGAAATCGCGGCCCTCGGCGTAACGAACCAGCGGGAAACGACGGTCCTCTGGGATGCCGAAACGGGCGACCCGGTCCACGACGCCATCGTCTGGCAGGACCGCCGAACGACCGAACGCGTCGAACGACTCCGCGAGGAGGGCCGGGCGGCGGCCATCCGCCGAAAGACCGGCCTCCAACCGGACGCCTACTTCTCGGCGACGAAACTGGAGTGGCTGCTGGACAACGCGGACCC of the Natronomonas halophila genome contains:
- a CDS encoding pyridoxamine 5'-phosphate oxidase family protein, with translation MPRADKDLLGAPDRDRIRQAVHDSAAVEVATATGRRPQTFPLSPFYDESTDRVVVTSAPAFAGKIEAVKENPRLSLLFYDADDPFLLRGRATVRDDDLEANTEYLQELIAAEPPSPKRDAFTKTSGTLDSRLGRFLFGWYALRILVEIEPVAIESVSGDACALPAWPAYDVDAAEAASYDRVTLTAVDEAGWPRTDAVHGVDVDGETARLDVPLSVEDGQPACLLAHWHTPGLDKLGQRLFRGRVRSAEGRVAFDPASTFSMRNETLLDRLKFIVQGKRRTRAYFADREG